GCCCCCCCGAGCCCGGCGGTCAGAGCCTGCGCGCGAGTCGGACGCGCGCGGGCGAAGAGGGTGACGAGCCCGGCGATGACGAAGACCTCGGCCAGTTCCGCTTCCGCCCACATGGTCACGAGCACGAGGGCGCCGAACACCGCCCACAGCAGCGGATCACGCTTGTTGGTCGAGCGCGCCAGCTTGTAGGCCGCAATGGCGATGATCGCGATCACGGCGGCGCCGATCCCGTAGAAGAGCGCCTGCATCCACCACAGGCCACCGAAGCGCCGGTAGGCGATGGAGATCCCGATGACCATGAGGAACGACGGCACGACGAACGCGAGACCCACCGCCGTCGCGCCGAGCACGCCGCGCTGGAAGTAGCCAAGGGCGATCGCGAGCTGCGCGGCGAGCGGGCCCGGCATGATCTGAGCGAGGGCGACGCCGAGCCGATACTCGTCCTCGTCGATCCAGCGCCGCCGCTCCACGAGGTCGCGGTGCATGAAGCCGATCAACGCGACGGGGCCGCCAAAGCCGAAAGTACCCAGATACAGGAAATACCGGACAAGCTCGGTGAGGCTCGCGCGGGTGGTGGTCGTTAGTGGCGATGATGAGGGCATCGGGACCTCCTCGACGTAACGGCGTTGGGTCTGGTCAAGATTGACCCCCGGGTAGCGCCGGCCAGCGGCGGCCGGCGTGTCCGCCCCCGCATACTCCAAAGCCATAAGGCAGCGATATCGCACCCACGACCGCCGCCGGACTTTCCGGAAGTGTAACGCTTGACGCGCCACGTATCAAGCGTTACGTTGAACGACATGCGCTGGCTGACCCTCCTGACCACGTTGCCCC
This portion of the Candidatus Methylomirabilota bacterium genome encodes:
- the chrA gene encoding chromate efflux transporter, coding for MPSSSPLTTTTRASLTELVRYFLYLGTFGFGGPVALIGFMHRDLVERRRWIDEDEYRLGVALAQIMPGPLAAQLAIALGYFQRGVLGATAVGLAFVVPSFLMVIGISIAYRRFGGLWWMQALFYGIGAAVIAIIAIAAYKLARSTNKRDPLLWAVFGALVLVTMWAEAELAEVFVIAGLVTLFARARPTRAQALTAGLGGAAVVAGIWLIERWFINLKVGGEQVLLQIFVFFTKAGAFVFGSGLAIVPFLHQGVVQQFGWLNEQQFIDAVAVAMITPGPVVITVVFIGFLAAGLLGAVAAAIGIFLPVYLFTIIPAPWFSRNRDNALLKAFVLGATSAATGAIAGAVILLARRAIYDVPTAAVALISFGVLWRFKVPEPILVAAAGIVGLIAFPFFKS